A window of Mesomycoplasma lagogenitalium contains these coding sequences:
- a CDS encoding DHH family phosphoesterase, with protein sequence MNKKTTAIISIGFGIIILIVLSLIFVALYKTNIISSGALFTIFLIFLLLITIGFFLTLWVYLNKFSKIHSSLYNYIKDVIEDSNLGIVLHSTTGKVIWTSSFIEKRFAKKWIGKNVNELFNQNKNLDEDDEIIFSEDGYTYLAKKYRDANSISIRDITLYNNVLENYNRDKIIIGEIEIDNFQLLLSSLGEEDFFKIQTSVISLLDELSKTYNFSYRQYIDGKFWIVTNYETFEKLRSKNFSVFNEIEVKLSNSSNDVKQIVTLSVGIVYGTNQIFKLNQMAKDALMHSKTRGGNQITVGQYGQRNVVYGSNSEISSNSSRSELNYVAKKMLQVLEDPEVENIILYGHKYADLDAIGSAYALGHFLINYAKHKFNLNKKMFIQNVTFDATTENFLNNNVSEIDKKIFLKPTIATKMTNKNTMVVVLDTAEASRIENPTAFNNSDPRKVFIFDHHRVVSGKPDFLAKGNDYIETTASSTSEIITDLIALNSSSEIRLISPFVAQILLNGIYMDTNQFKKSTTMKTFNAASILVKWGAQSAKSIETLKISEEIFELINTITKNVEEVKPGFLLAYTDKEINLDVVSIAADFMLNIQGRRATFVVAKVIGKDKYKMSARGINNTNVQIIAEAVGGGGHFSAAAAESTTETLEEFVDNIRQAIVSVRYESNNN encoded by the coding sequence ATGAATAAAAAAACAACAGCTATTATTTCAATTGGTTTTGGAATTATCATTTTAATAGTTCTTTCGTTAATTTTTGTTGCTTTATATAAAACAAATATTATTAGTAGTGGTGCATTGTTTACAATATTTTTAATATTTTTATTATTAATAACAATTGGTTTTTTCCTTACTTTGTGAGTTTATCTAAATAAATTTTCAAAAATTCATTCCTCTCTTTATAACTACATTAAGGATGTGATTGAAGATAGTAATTTAGGAATTGTTTTGCATTCAACAACGGGTAAGGTTATTTGAACTTCTTCATTTATTGAAAAAAGATTTGCAAAAAAATGAATTGGTAAAAATGTTAATGAATTATTTAATCAAAATAAAAATCTTGATGAAGATGATGAAATTATTTTCAGCGAAGATGGCTACACATATTTAGCTAAAAAATATCGTGATGCCAATTCAATTTCAATTAGAGACATCACTTTATATAATAATGTTTTAGAAAACTATAATAGAGATAAAATTATTATTGGTGAAATTGAAATAGATAATTTTCAATTATTACTTTCATCGTTGGGTGAGGAAGATTTTTTCAAAATTCAAACATCAGTTATTTCATTGCTAGATGAACTTTCAAAAACATATAATTTTTCTTATAGACAATATATTGATGGAAAATTTTGAATTGTAACTAATTATGAAACTTTTGAAAAATTAAGAAGTAAAAACTTTTCGGTTTTTAATGAAATTGAAGTTAAACTCAGCAATAGCAGTAATGATGTAAAGCAAATTGTGACTTTATCTGTTGGAATAGTTTATGGAACAAATCAAATTTTTAAATTAAACCAAATGGCGAAAGATGCACTTATGCATTCAAAAACAAGAGGTGGAAATCAAATTACAGTTGGGCAATATGGTCAAAGAAATGTTGTTTATGGTTCAAATAGCGAAATTAGTTCTAATTCAAGTAGAAGTGAATTAAATTATGTAGCTAAAAAAATGCTTCAAGTTTTAGAAGATCCTGAAGTAGAAAATATTATTTTATATGGTCATAAATATGCCGATTTAGATGCTATAGGTTCTGCTTATGCTTTAGGTCATTTTTTAATTAATTATGCAAAACATAAATTTAATTTAAACAAAAAAATGTTTATTCAAAATGTAACATTTGATGCTACAACAGAAAATTTTTTAAACAACAATGTTTCGGAAATTGATAAAAAGATTTTTTTAAAGCCAACAATTGCTACTAAAATGACTAATAAAAATACTATGGTGGTTGTTTTGGATACGGCGGAAGCAAGTAGAATCGAAAATCCAACAGCATTTAATAACAGCGATCCTAGAAAAGTGTTTATTTTTGATCATCACAGGGTGGTATCTGGAAAACCGGATTTTTTAGCCAAAGGAAATGATTACATTGAAACAACTGCCTCTTCTACGTCAGAAATTATCACTGATTTAATCGCCTTAAATTCAAGTAGCGAAATTAGATTAATTAGTCCATTTGTTGCCCAAATTTTACTTAATGGAATTTACATGGACACAAATCAATTTAAAAAATCAACAACAATGAAAACATTTAATGCAGCTTCCATTTTGGTAAAATGGGGTGCTCAAAGTGCTAAATCAATTGAAACATTAAAAATTAGCGAAGAAATTTTTGAATTAATTAATACTATAACTAAAAATGTTGAAGAAGTTAAACCTGGATTTTTATTGGCATATACCGATAAAGAAATTAATTTAGATGTAGTTTCAATAGCGGCCGATTTTATGCTGAATATCCAAGGAAGAAGAGCAACATTCGTGGTTGCTAAGGTTATAGGAAAAGATAAATATAAAATGTCTGCTAGAGGTATAAATAATACAAACGTTCAGATAATTGCAGAAGCAGTTGGTGGCGGTGGACATTTTTCAGCTGCTGCAGCTGAAAGTACAACAGAAACTTTGGAAGAATTTGTTGATAACATTAGACAAGCAATAGTGAGTGTGAGATATGAAAGTAATAATAATTAA
- a CDS encoding L-lactate dehydrogenase: MKETKIILIGCGAVGTSFLYSAINQGLASEYGLIDKFEGPRDGNVLDLEDAISPSPRKYNIYATDYSNIKDADILVITAGRPQAPGETRLEMVKDNSLIMKEIARNVKESGFNGITIIASNPVDVLTYVYLKETGFDSNKVIGSGTSLDTARLKRLLSLKTGVSTDNINAYVLGEHGDSSLVNYSSFKIGTLPFSKYEEKTGINPSNYEELLEKPVYQKAYRIIERKRATFYGIGACLAEIVRNIQEDSNKILAVGAYLENQYEVNDVVTGVPAIIGKDGIKEIVELELNEKELNKFKKSVKIVKDTINSIK, from the coding sequence ATGAAAGAAACAAAAATTATTTTAATTGGATGCGGTGCCGTAGGAACATCGTTTCTTTATTCAGCAATTAATCAAGGTTTAGCAAGTGAATATGGATTAATTGACAAATTTGAAGGACCTAGAGATGGTAATGTTCTTGATTTAGAAGATGCCATTTCCCCTTCACCAAGAAAATATAATATTTATGCTACAGATTATTCGAACATTAAAGATGCTGATATTTTAGTAATTACAGCGGGTAGACCTCAAGCTCCTGGTGAAACAAGATTAGAAATGGTTAAAGATAATTCTTTAATTATGAAAGAAATTGCAAGAAACGTTAAAGAAAGCGGTTTTAACGGAATTACAATTATTGCTTCAAATCCTGTAGATGTTTTAACTTATGTTTATTTAAAAGAAACAGGATTTGATTCTAATAAAGTAATTGGTTCAGGAACTAGTTTGGATACTGCTAGATTAAAGAGATTATTGTCTTTGAAAACTGGTGTTTCTACAGATAATATTAATGCTTATGTTCTTGGTGAACACGGAGATTCATCACTAGTAAATTACTCATCTTTTAAAATCGGAACACTTCCATTTAGTAAATACGAAGAAAAAACTGGAATTAATCCATCTAATTATGAAGAATTATTAGAAAAACCAGTGTATCAAAAAGCTTATAGAATTATTGAAAGAAAAAGAGCAACATTTTATGGAATTGGTGCATGTTTAGCAGAAATTGTTAGAAATATTCAAGAAGATTCTAACAAAATCTTAGCAGTTGGTGCTTATTTAGAAAATCAATATGAAGTTAATGATGTTGTAACTGGTGTTCCAGCAATTATCGGAAAAGATGGAATTAAAGAAATAGTTGAATTAGAACTGAATGAAAAAGAATTAAATAAATTTAAAAAATCCGTGAAAATTGTAAAAGATACTATTAATTCAATTAAATAA
- the rpiB gene encoding ribose 5-phosphate isomerase B — protein sequence MKKLKIAFASDHAGYALKSQILEYIKSKGYEVEDLGPFNDKESVSYAEYGKKLAKHLQNKKADLGVGFCGTGLGISYALNRFKGIRAARITNVNDAYLAKLHNNANVIAMSGRFTTFEEAKKMVDEFFETKYEGGRHQTRIDQLDEVGQD from the coding sequence ATGAAAAAATTGAAAATTGCTTTTGCTAGCGATCATGCGGGATATGCTTTAAAATCACAAATTTTAGAATATATAAAATCAAAAGGATATGAAGTTGAAGATTTAGGGCCATTTAATGACAAAGAATCTGTTTCATATGCTGAATATGGAAAAAAATTAGCAAAACACTTACAAAATAAAAAAGCTGATTTAGGAGTTGGTTTTTGTGGCACAGGACTAGGAATTTCTTATGCTTTAAATAGATTTAAAGGGATTAGAGCAGCTAGAATTACTAATGTTAATGATGCTTATTTAGCTAAATTACATAATAATGCTAATGTTATTGCAATGAGTGGCCGTTTTACAACCTTTGAAGAAGCAAAAAAAATGGTCGATGAATTTTTTGAAACAAAATATGAAGGCGGAAGGCACCAAACTAGAATTGATCAATTAGATGAAGTGGGTCAAGATTAA
- the rplI gene encoding 50S ribosomal protein L9, with protein MKVIIIKDCKDGKVNQIIDVSDGYAKNYLIKNKFAIPVNKKTSLFLDKKLENEKNEELKKIAEANELREKIHKIILHFKLKETNNVVHGSITAKKILKALEELHIKLPKHSLEDHVHIVSLGLTVLNVKLHKDVIAHLRVKVEKDE; from the coding sequence ATGAAAGTAATAATAATTAAAGATTGTAAAGATGGAAAAGTAAATCAAATAATCGATGTTTCAGATGGATATGCAAAAAATTATTTAATAAAAAATAAATTTGCAATTCCAGTTAATAAAAAAACATCTTTATTTTTAGATAAAAAATTAGAAAATGAAAAAAATGAAGAACTGAAAAAAATTGCAGAAGCCAATGAATTAAGAGAAAAAATTCATAAAATAATTTTGCATTTTAAATTAAAAGAAACAAATAATGTTGTTCATGGTTCAATAACAGCAAAAAAAATTTTAAAAGCACTAGAAGAATTGCATATTAAATTACCAAAACATTCTCTAGAAGATCATGTACATATTGTTTCTCTTGGTTTAACAGTTTTAAATGTTAAGTTGCATAAAGATGTAATTGCACATTTAAGAGTTAAGGTTGAAAAAGATGAATAA
- the rpsT gene encoding 30S ribosomal protein S20, with product MANIKSKITRIKTNEKSRIRNNAIKSRVRGAIKKVRVAVLANSENVSELLAKAHKEINTAVSKGVLHKNNGSRKASRIDAFVAKHSVAA from the coding sequence ATGGCAAATATTAAATCTAAAATTACAAGAATCAAAACAAATGAAAAATCAAGAATAAGAAACAATGCAATTAAATCAAGAGTGCGTGGTGCTATTAAAAAAGTAAGAGTTGCTGTTTTAGCAAATTCTGAAAACGTAAGTGAATTATTAGCTAAAGCACATAAAGAAATTAATACTGCCGTTTCTAAAGGTGTTCTACACAAAAATAATGGTTCTAGAAAAGCTTCAAGAATTGATGCGTTTGTTGCAAAACATTCAGTTGCTGCTTAA
- a CDS encoding L-threonylcarbamoyladenylate synthase, giving the protein MEKEKDLNDVFITTTDTVVGIGVPVNSNNVEILYKLKNRNLSKKIIILVSSIEQARTFKQWNIDAEKMAHKYWPGATTLVVNDQGFRMPDQSGLLQLLEKLGPCYVTSANISGKQTLNLQEAQKTFFMIKKVYDFGEGTNKPSKIIRVENMEEIR; this is encoded by the coding sequence ATGGAAAAAGAAAAAGATTTAAATGATGTTTTTATCACTACAACTGATACAGTTGTTGGAATAGGAGTTCCAGTTAATAGTAATAATGTTGAAATTTTATATAAATTAAAAAATAGAAATTTGTCTAAAAAAATTATTATTTTAGTTTCATCAATTGAACAAGCAAGAACTTTTAAACAATGAAATATTGATGCTGAAAAAATGGCACATAAATATTGACCAGGAGCTACAACATTAGTAGTTAATGATCAAGGTTTTAGAATGCCTGATCAAAGTGGATTATTACAATTACTTGAAAAATTAGGTCCTTGCTATGTAACTAGTGCAAATATTTCAGGAAAACAGACATTAAATTTGCAAGAAGCACAAAAAACTTTTTTTATGATAAAAAAGGTTTATGATTTTGGAGAAGGAACTAATAAACCTTCAAAAATTATTAGAGTTGAAAATATGGAGGAAATAAGATAA